The region ACAAATTTATGTGCGTGGAGAAGTGAAGCATCGTGTTACATTAAATGAAATGGATTTAATTTGGTTAGACGTTGAATAGTAAAAAGCGATATCTAAAAGGATATCGCTTTTAAATGAATAGAGTAAAAGGAAAAACCTTTATGGCCATTTTTTAAGGGGGATCAAAAACTTTAGCATCATCAATTACTGTTAAGGGATTAATAAAGCTTTAGAGATCGTACGTCCTAATTAATCTAGTAAAAATGAACCCCTCTAATGAAAAGAGTCTTGTTTTTTAGATAATACCCTAAATACTAGATAGTGTTAATTGATTAGAGTATATGATCTTTTATGAATTTAATTTTTTTGATATTAATTTTAAAAAGTGACTCATTACATCCCAAGATACTTAAGGTAGTCATTAATTGTCATCAGAGGCATATCTAGTTTTAACTTCGTCTCTTTCGTTATAGCTCTTTGTGTTGCCATTTCAAATCCTGCTAGTTCTACAGCAGCCAAGTATTCATCAACGATTGGCTTAATGTGGATATCTTTACTTTTTAACAGTTTGCCACAGTTCCTGTAAATTTCTAAAACAGGATGACAGGGAGAAAAAACAGCTTTCATTGTTTCAAAATTATTGTTTCCAGGGAAACCAGAATTTGAGATGACAACGAATTGTTGTGTTTTTTGTACGGTATCGACAAGGTCAAAATTTTCATTTTGCTGAACGATTAATGGACTTTTCAATGGGATAAGACGGTCGACAAAGTTTTTTAGTACAGCTGTCATATTCCAAGTATAAATTGGAGTTGCAAAGCAGACAACATCAGCAACCTTATATTTTGGAAGTAATGCTTCCATATCATCTTGCAGTATACATTTTCCTGGAGTTTTAAACCAACAGGTAAAGCAACCTTTACAGTGACCGATTTTTTTGTCAATGAGGAATATATTTTCAGTATCTGCACCGCCTCGTTTAGCACCACGTAAAAAAGCTTCTGCTATTACATTCGTGTGACTATTAGCTCCTGCAGGGCTACCATTAAAGATAATAAATTTCATAGGGAAATCATCTCCTTCTCTTAGCTGATGACTTTATTATAAAGACGACAATAGATATGTTCAATCGACGCTCCGTAGAGTTAAAGATAGAAATGGTCATTCCTTCTTATAAAATATCCTCAATTTCGGTCAATGCAATAAATAAAAAAAGGCCTAGGGCCCTTTTTATTCAATTGTTAAAAGATAGCTTTTCCAGTTTTCATAGGTTAAATCAGTTGCTTGGTTAATTAAATATTCTCCTTTTCCTGCATAGCTGTAAATTTGGTAACACATGCGGCTTTCACCTGGCAATAATTTAGTGTTTTCAGAACATGGAAGTACTTTTTCATTGTTGTATTCAACGTGATAGTTTGCTAAATAATCGTTGTTCTCAACCCC is a window of Turicibacter sanguinis DNA encoding:
- a CDS encoding flavodoxin family protein; the protein is MKFIIFNGSPAGANSHTNVIAEAFLRGAKRGGADTENIFLIDKKIGHCKGCFTCWFKTPGKCILQDDMEALLPKYKVADVVCFATPIYTWNMTAVLKNFVDRLIPLKSPLIVQQNENFDLVDTVQKTQQFVVISNSGFPGNNNFETMKAVFSPCHPVLEIYRNCGKLLKSKDIHIKPIVDEYLAAVELAGFEMATQRAITKETKLKLDMPLMTINDYLKYLGM